A region from the Benincasa hispida cultivar B227 chromosome 10, ASM972705v1, whole genome shotgun sequence genome encodes:
- the LOC120089295 gene encoding uncharacterized protein LOC120089295, with product MLLMVEVESKEKNSKMKSKKRKLKSPIKTVRPSKSARVFISAEVEDVDETERVEKLAQREVSQESEEGGPWRNLELILFVQNKELDQQKKVEAVFGFVNSKLKEKDKCYDTVKISRLIVFLSDWVQSLLISSQKKTKNDGGKHINVVVEPCLDYRCWEVFKFCLEESVKTRITLNLSKNLLHAFCFVTRHAISLLAASLSSKEELFGGDCFKLYNIVLDCVSLVFSPHLGLSNENLDAWISTIDAALEFLHIIYVNNLEGGDVGTFAIKFSCMMLEPFAKFLWIHPTKKTGFHNFVNKLLERLLQLLCDISLKADGCKHYWTRTLMKLLEEVLSHALFHTVHIEGFLCLHGPEKVMKSHDEKLEESKAHIMSYHRHLFDKVQKLVAGKKFLALGAVGELFHVLVVRVKKVKEASMSFEDTKLNNTMGLLGPLRDDISSHASFALLGSPDGLSEKSNNESNLSTEIRRSLFEFFVQILHPLLQTIELISAEIKLGSTLSDVHSLLKSINNVLASFMKENVYLRTEDNSEGACHNFLKKVYDTIMLVSSHLLLLSRLEIESNIDLEVFVLAANEILVTLGYLLEIEYDVIENDLVSLWMLILSYSAFNLSFTSVSKQHLLTSKIQELGCQLVVLYSQLRQVNISIFALCKAMRAVVSNEGETEKEYASFMTSLGHEAYGKSVGMLLSSQDIKFAIHKAIKYIPEGQASGIIQQLTEDVTETLGWLKLCNLNLIIRNKTGGSDMQPVLLGRGFSEVYALILDSLMITSGNAFQVGTLIANLVSAIRPCMSSLVGLQSDGAKAFFLAVMGKTWDDLVANEENCLGFGVASHWVFIFFFRLYMSCRSLYRQAISLMPPSSSRKMSTATGDSFMAYSACDWMQRTDWSDEGYFSWIIQPSASVLFVVESVCSLYHQSTNVGWYPLIYVLLTMAIQRLVDLNKQIGSLEYLHQRNENLMQVEVLSDDDLSVLQKKRKKFGRLVSVLRKEAEDLTDFVMSHLSLVAKRHKRNATSNDKSTEILSEIDEWDFNISNVNKRSFPTAVWWIVCQNIDIWVTHAAKKKLKMFISFLIPTSLCFFASNHTKIGTQQTCGYRQPKKVSLQQISSAVLSDPIFYEHRFVCRFMPSRFCRELKASLLSYFHVIYRSPADWMEVIATLECLTIGICSGQRTPDDNALLDNRSSDMLHTEDCKLKGESRQSNRGIRDCKYLINLLCLMPMGNMSSRSFSLYTTYVLELERILVNALLDNQTALCSNQFELLKLFASCRKALKYIFTAYYEADNRQSSSTPIPSENRFPVLWLFKSLSLINQIQEASRGGTDRQIKDIIFSLMDHTSYLFLTTSKYQFKEALCISVNDNKPCKEQHQDVCQELNDGDDLCLDSIHSVEVCNSAIQMINSLEEQVESELLSLKKSNFAVGDAKNSTDMCKFNSLASCLNGFLWGLASAIDHTDFRNGNRHVKSIKLKCEYSSRLNHCMNAISEFLGLILDMFLDRDSQWPTKLCDYQASQDLLIVNELSGKHNSEADTSFSELHELESFYRDDKSENASTKRRRLKVENKSSFASVLNEAKSIEMQSLNQPFFRGLLKGSYPEAEFALKQLFLAASRILRLHKQYDTTPLSSRSMTILISISRFLLLEFVDMVEVPQPFVLSCLDGVLKYLEELGHLFPFADPVQSRNIYSKLINLHLKAVGKCICLQGKGATLASHETESTTKTLDGGLFKESSFPGVYCMDEFKSSLRMSFKVFIREASELHLLSAVQAIERALVGVQEGCTTIYELYSGSEDGGRCSSVVAAGVECLDLVLEFVSGRKCMGVIKRHIESLTAALFSIVLHLQSPQIFYVRMIATKNRSDPDPGSVILMSIEVLTRVSGKHALFQMNVWHVAQCLRIPAALFKTLSLKLPGIPIESECSLISAQEASNVVVPTSNSIIDKQFSIDLFAGCCRLLYTILKHRKSECKRSIAQLQASVSVLLHSLERVGPDPKFMGGYFSWKVEEGVKCASFLRRIYEEIRQQRDIVGRHCSLFLSNYVWVYSGHGPLKSGIRREINEALRPGVYALIDACSAEDLQYLHTVFGEGPCRNTLATLQQDYKQFFQYEGKV from the exons ATGTTGTTAATGGTGGAGGTAGAGTCGAAAGAGAAGAATTCAAAGATGAAGAGTAAAAAGAGGAAGCTAAAGAGTCCTATAAAAACTGTTAGGCCTTCCAAGTCTGCTCGAGTTTTCATCTCAGCGGAAGTGGAAGATGTAGATGAAACagaacgggttgagaagttGGCGCAAAGAGAAGTGTCTCAAGAGTCTGAAGAAGGTGGTCCATGGAGGAACTTGGAATTGATTTTGTTTGTTCAGAACAAAGAGCTCGACCAACAAAA GAAGGTCGAAGCCGTTTTTGGCTTTGTAAACTCGAAGttgaaagagaaagataaatgtTATGATACGGTAAAAATATCGCGCTTGATAGTTTTTCTTAGTGATTGGGTGCAGTCATTGTTGATTTCATCTCAAAAGAAAACCAAGAATGATGGTGGAAAACATATTAACGTAGTTGTTGAGCCATGCTTAGATTATAGATGCTGGgaggtttttaaattttgtttggaAGAATCAGTGAAAACACGCATCACTTTGAACCTCTCAAAAAATCTTTTGCATGCCTTTTGTTTTGTTACAAGGCATGCGATATCCCTACTAGCTGCTTCGTTGAGTTCAAAAGAAGAGTTATTTGGTGGGGATTGTTTCAAGTTGTACAATATCGTGCTTGATTGTGTTTCTTTAGTATTTTCGCCCCACCTTGGTCTATCCAACGAGAATTTAGATGCTTGGATTTCTACAATTGATGCAGCGCTCGAGTTTCTTCacataatttatgtaaataacTTGGAAGGTGGAGATGTAGGCACTTTTGCTATTAAATTTTCGTGTATGATGCTTGAACCTTTTGCTAAATTTTTGTGGATTCACCCTACCAAGAAAACTGGATTTCACAATTTTGTCAATAAGCTTTTGGAACGTTTACTGCAATTATTGTGTGATATAAGCCTTAAAGCTGATGGATGTAAGCATTATTGGACAAGAACTTTGATGAAGTTACTTGAAGAAGTTCTATCTCATGCTTTGTTTCATACTGTGCATATCGAAGGATTTTTGTGCTTACATGGTCCAGAAAAGGTTATGAAATCCCATGATGAGAAATTGGAAGAGTCTAAAGCACATATTATGAGCTACCATAGACATTTATTTGATAAAGTGCAAAAACTAGTTGCAGGAAAGAAGTTTTTGGCGTTGGGTGCAGTAGGAGAATTGTTTCATGTGCTTGTTGTCAGAGTTAAAAAGGTGAAAGAGGCTTCAATGTCATTTGAGGACACCAAACTGAATAACACAATGGGTCTTTTGGGACCTTTGAGGGATGATATATCAAGTCATGCATCTTTTGCGCTTCTAGGAAGTCCCGATGGACTATCAGAGAAAAGCAATAACGAGAGCAATTTGAGTACAGAAATAAGGAGGTCTCTTTTTGAGTTTTTTGTACAGATTTTGCATCCTTTACTTCAAACAATTGAACTCATTAGCGCTGAGATTAAACTGGGATCAACCTTGTCAGATGTTCATTCCTTACtcaaatcaataaataatgtacTCGCAAGTTTTATGAAGGAAAATGTGTACTTGAGAACTGAGGATAACTCTGAAGGGGCTTGccataatttcttaaaaaaggTGTATGATACAATAATGTTGGTTTCCTCTCATTTACTATTATTATCGAGGCTTGAGATAGAAAGCAATATAGACCTGGAAGTGTTTGTTTTAGCAGCAAATGAGATACTGGTGACTCTTGGCTATCTTCTGGAAATTGAATATGATGTGATTGAGAATGATTTGGTGAGCTTATGGATGCTAATCCTTTCTTACTCTGCTTTTAATCTTTCTTTCACAAGCGTATCTAAACAACACTTGTTAACTTCCAAGATTCAAGAGCTTGGATGTCAACTGGTCGTGTTATATAGTCAGCTGCGGCAG GTCAACATCAGTATTTTTGCTCTATGTAAAGCTATGAGGGCAGTGGTATCAAATGAAGGTGAAACTGAAAAAGAATATGCCAGCTTTATGACTTCTTTAGGTCATGAAGCCTATGGTAAATCAGTTGGGATGTTACTTTCTTCCCAAGATATAAAATTTGCAATCCATAAAGCTATTAAATATATACCCGAAGGGCAAGCTAGTGGAATTATTCAGCAGTTAACTGAGGATGTGACAGAGACTTTAGGATGGTTGAAACTGTGTAATCTGAACTTGATTATAAGAAACAAGACAGGGGGCTCAGATATGCAACCTGTGCTTCTTGGGAGAGGGTTCTCTGAAGTATATGCTCTGATATTGGATTCACTGATGATCACATCTGGCAATGCTTTCCAAGTTGGAACTTTAATTGCGAACTTGGTTTCAGCAATACGTCCTTGCATGAGTAGTTTAGTTGGACTACAGTCAGATGGTGCCAAAGCATTCTTCCTTGCTGTCATGGGAAAAACATGGGATGATTTGGTTGCTAATGAAGAAAATTGTCTTGGATTTGGAGTGGCCAGTCATTGggtctttattttcttctttcgcTTGTACATGTCCTGCCGGAGCCTGTACAGGCAAGCAATTAGCCTGATGCCCCCAAGTTCGTCTAGAAAGATGTCAACAGCAACTGGAGACTCATTCATGGCCTATTCTGCTTGTGATTGGATGCAGAGGACTGATTGGAGTGATGAAGGATATTTTTCGTGGATAATTCAACCTTCAGCTTCTGTTCTTTTTGTTGTGGAATCTGTTTGTAGTCTTTATCATCAAAGCACCAACGTAGGTTGGTACCCTTTGATTTATGTATTGCTTACCATGGCTATTCAGAGGTTAGTGGATTTGAATAAGCAAATAGGCTCTCTCGAGTATTTGCACCagagaaatgaaaatttgatgcAGGTTGAGGTGCTTAGTGATGATGATTTGTCAGTGTTacagaaaaagagaaaaaagtttggaAGGCTTGTCTCTGTTTTGCGAAAAGAAGCAGAAGATCTTACTGATTTTGTGATGAGCCATTTATCTTTAGTAGCTAAACGTCATAAAAGAAATGCAACTTCAAATGATAAATCTACTGAAATACTTAGTGAGATCGATGAATGGGACTTTAATATTTCTAATGTGAATAAAAGGTCATTCCCCACAGCAGTTTGGTGGATTGTTTGCCAGAATATTGATATTTGGGTGACTCATGCTGctaaaaagaagttaaaaatgtttatttcttttttaattcctACGTCTCTTTGCTTCTTTGCAAGCAATCATACTAAGATTGGAACACAACAAACCTGTGGATATCGGCAGCCAAAGAAAGTGTCTCTGCAACAAATTTCATCAGCTGTTCTAAGTGATCCTATCTTTTATGAACACAGA TTTGTATGCAGGTTTATGCCATCAAGGTTTTGTCGTGAGTTAAAGGCTTCGTTATTATCATATTTTCATGTTATTTATAGAAGTCCAGCTGATTGGATGGAGGTGATAGCCACACTTGAGTGCTTAACTATAGGCATTTGCAGTGGCCAACGTACTCCTGATGATAATGCTCTCCTTGACAATCGTTCATCTGATATGTTGCATACAGAAGATTGCAAGTTGAAGGGTGAGTCACGTCAAAGCAATAGGGGAATCAGAGATTGTAAATATTTGATTAACCTTTTATGTTTGATGCCAATGGGAAATATGAGTTCAAGGTCCTTTTCCCTTTATACGACATATGTTCTCGAACTTGAAAG GATATTGGTGAATGCTTTATTAGATAATCAGACAGCTCtatgttcaaatcaatttgaactCCTCAAATTGTTTGCATCTTGTCGGAAGgctttgaaatatatatttacgGCTTACTATGAGGCTGATAATAGACAAAGCTCATCTACTCCAATTCCATCTGAAAATCGATTTCCTGTTTTATGGCTTTTTAAGTCTTTATCActtattaatcaaattcaagAAGCTTCTCGGGGAGGTACAGACAGACAAATTAAGGACATCATCTTTTCATTGATGGATCATACATCATACTTGTTTTTAACAACtagcaaatatcaatttaaggAGGCGCTCTGCATAAGTGTAAATGACAACAAACCCTGCAAGGAGCAACACCAGGATGTTTGCCAAGAACTAAATGATGGAGACGATCTATGTTTAGATTCCATCCACAGTGTAGAAGTATGCAATAGTGCAATTCAAATGATTAACAGTCTGGAGGAACAGGTGGAGAGTGAACTTCTCTCTCTGAAGAAGTCTAATTTTGCAGTTGGAGATGCTAAAAACAGTACGGATATGTGTAAATTTAATTCTCTAGCTTCTTGCCTCAATGGATTTTTGTGGGGCCTAGCATCTGCTATTGACCACACTGATTTCAGGAATGGTAACCGTCATGTGAAATCAATCAAGTTGAAATGTGAATATAGTTCTCGACTGAATCATTGCATGAATGCAATTTCAGAATTTTTAGGCCTCATCTTGGACATGTTTCTTGATAGAGACAGTCAATGGCCGACAAAATTGTGTGATTATCAAGCATCTCAAGACCTGTTGATTGTGAATGAGCTCTCTGGTAAGCACAACTCTGAGGCCGATACATCATTTAGTGAACTTCACGAATTAGAATCTTTTTATCGTGATGATAAAAGTGAAAATGCTAGCACAAAAAGGAGAAGGTTGAAAGTGGAGAATAAAAGCAGTTTTGCATCTGTTCTCAACGAGGCTAAGTCAATTGAGATGCAATCCTTGAACCAACCCTTTTTTCGAGGTCTGCTGAAAGGTTCCTACCCTGAAGCAGAATTTGCACTTAAGCAGCTATTTCTTGCTGCTTCAAGAATTTTGAGATTGCATAAGCAATATGATACCACTCCTTTGTCATCAAGGTCTATGACCATCCTAATTAGCATTTCAAGATTCTTGTTGCTAGAATTTGTGGATATGGTTGAAGTGCCACAACCATTTGTGCTTTCATGCTTAGATGGTGTTCTAAAGTATTTGGAGGAATTAGGCCATCTTTTTCCTTTTGCTGATCCTGTGCAGTCCCGGAATATATATTCTAAACTTATAAATCTACATTTGAAAGCTGTAGGAAAGTGCATTTGTCTACAGGGAAAAGGAGCTACTTTAGCATCACATGAGACGGAGTCCACTACAAAGACTCTTGATGGGGGATTATTCAAAGAATCGTCTTTTCCTGGAGTTTACTGCATGGATGAATTTAAATCTTCATTGAGAATGTCATTCAAAGTGTTCATAAGGGAAGCCTCGGAATTGCATCTCCTATCTGCAGTTCAGGCTATTGAGAGAGCCCTAGTTGGAGTGCAGGAAGGTTGTACAACgatatatgaattatattccGGAAGTGAAGATGGAGGAAGGTGTTCCTCAGTTGTTGCAGCTGGTGTTGAGTGCTTGGATTTGGTGCTTGAATTTGTTTCAG gacGTAAATGCATGGGTGTGATTAAAAGACACATTGAGAGCTTAACTGCTGCTCTGTTTAGCATAGTTCTACACTTGCAAAGTCCACAAATTTTCTATGTAAGAATGATTGCCACGAAAAATAGGAGTGATCCAGATCCGGGATCAGTCATTCTTATGTCTATTGAAGTACTTACAAGAGTTTCCGGGAAGCATGCTCTTTTCCAAATGAATGTTTGGCATGTAGCACAGTGTTTACGCATTCCTGCAGCACTTTTCAAAACTCTCTCTCTTAAGCTCCCAGGAATTCCAATTGAATCAGAATGTTCGTTGATCTCGGCTCAGGAAGCCTCCAATGTAGTTGTACCCACGAGTAATTCTATTATAGACAAACAATTCTCAATAGACCTTTTTGCTGGCTGCTGCCGCTTATTATACACTATTCTCAAGCATCGTAAAAG